DNA sequence from the Streptomyces sp. CA-210063 genome:
GCCCGTCGTACGCCAGTTTCTGAACGGCCGGATGCAGGGGCCGATCGGTATGGCGGAGGAGAAGGACGCCGCCCAGGTCGAGCAGGAGCTGGCACAGCTCGGCGACGGCGAGCACACCACGACGCCCGGCAGTCAGGAGCTGCCTCCCCGCCTGCTGCCGGGTCCGGGCATCACCAGGCCGCCCCGCTGGGAGGCCATCGCCAAGCGGGAGGCCGAACCGCGTCGGCGGGAGGTGGCCGGAGCGTGAGCCTGTCGCCGACCGGAGCGCTGCGGCACTCGGGCAACCTCTTCGCCATGGCGTTGGACGTCGTGCGGACCATCCCCCGACGGCCGTTCCAGGCGCGGGAGTTCATCCAGCAGACGTGGTTCGTCGCGAGCGTCACGATCCTGCCCACGGCCCTCGTGTCGATCCCCTTCGGGGCCGTCATCGCCCTCCAGATAGGCAGCCTGACCCGGCAACTCGGCGCCCAGTCCTTCGCGGGTGCCGCCTCCGTCCTCGCCGTCCTGCGGGAGGCCTCGCCGATCGTCACCGCGCTGCTGATCGCGGGCGCGGGCGGTACGGCGATCTGCGCGGACCTCGGGGCGCGCAAGATCCGGGACGAGATCGACGCCATGCAGGTACTCGGCATCGACCCGATCCACCGGCTGGTCGTACCCCGCGTACTGGCCTCCATGGTGGTGGCCGTGCTGCTCAACGGCCTGGTGTCGGTCGTGGGCGTGGCCGGCGGCTACTTCTTCAACGTGATCCTCCAGAACGGCACGCCCGGCGCGTATCTGGCGTCCTTCACCACCCTCGCCCAGCTCTCCGACCTGTGGGCGGCGGAGGTGAAGGCGCTGGTGTTCGGGGCGATCGCCGGGATCGTCGCCTCGTACAAGGGGCTCACCGCGAAGGGCGGACCCAAGGGCGTCGGCGACGCGGTCAACCAGTCCGTGGTGATCACCTTCATGTTGCTGTTCGTGACCAACTTCGTGATGACCGCGGTGTACTTCCAAGTCGTCCCGCAGAGGGGCTGAGGGAACCGACGATGCGACCTCTACGACTCCTCGACCGCCCGCTCCGCTCGCTGGAGGAGCTGGGCACCCAACTCTCCTTCTACGGCCGCTCGCTCGCGTGGACCGGCCGCACCCTGCGCCGCTACAAGAAGGAGATCGTGCGGCTGCTCGCCGAGGTGAGCTTCGGGCGCGGGGCACTGGCCGTCGTCGGCGGCACGGTCGGCGTCATCGCCTTCCTGTCGTTCTTCACCGGCACCGAGGTGGGCCTCCAGGGCTACGCGGCCCTCAACCAGCTCGGCACCTCCAACTTCGTGGCCTTCCTGTCGGCGTACTTCAACACCCGGGAGATCGCCCCGCTGGTGGCCGGACTCGCCCTGTCCGCCACGGTCGGCGCCGGCTTCACCGCACAGCTCGGAGCGATGCGGATCAGTGAGGAGACCGACGCCCTGGAGGTGATGGGCGTGCCCTCGCTGCCGTTCCTGGTGACCACCAGGATGGTCGCCGGTTTCGTCGCCGTGATCCCGCTGTACGTGATCGGCCTGCTGTCCTCCTACCTCGCCGCCCGCACCATCACCACCGTCTACTACGGGCAGTCGACCGGCACGTACGACCACTACTTCCACCAGTACCTGCCGCCCGTCGACGTCCTGTGGTCCTTCGGCAAGGTGATCGTCTTCGCCGTACTGATCATCCTGGTGCACTGCTACTACGGCTACTACGCGAGCGGCGGACCCGCCGGGGTCGGCGTCGCCGTGGGCCGTGCGGTGCGGACCTCGATCGTCGCCATCAACGTCCTGGACTTCTTTCTGAGCCTCGCGATCTGGGGCGCCAACACGACCGTACGGATCGCGGGGTGAGGTCGATGAGAGTACTGAGACTTCGGTTGTACGGCGTCGCCTTCGTGGCCGTGCTCGCGCTGCTGCTGTCGCTCGCCGTGGCCGTCTACCAGCAGGCGTTCACCTCGGTGGTGCGCATCACCCTGGAGGCCGGCAGCCTCGGCAACCAGCTGGATCCGCGCGCCGACGTCAAGCTGCGCGGGCTGCTGGTCGGCGAGGTCCGCGCGGTGCGCGCGGACGGCGAGAAGGCGACCCTCGACATCGCGCTCAAGCCGGAGCACGTCGCGTTCATCCCGGCGGACGTGCACGCCCGGCTGCTGCCCAAGACGCTGTTCGGCGAGAAGTACGTCGACCTCGTCGCACCGCGCGGCTCCTCGGCCCGGCCCATCCGCGCCGGGGACGTCATCACCCAGGACCGTACGAAGGCGGGCATGGAACTGCAGCGGTTGCTGAACGACCTGCTGCCGCTGCTGCGCACGGTCGAGCCGGCCGAACTGAACGCCACACTCTCGGCGTTCGCCACCGCGCTGGAGGGCCGCGGCGACCGGATCGGAGACAACCTCACCCGCGTCGAAAGCTATCTGCGCCGCCTCAACCCGCATCTGCCGGCCCTCAAGGAGGACATCTCGCGCTTCGCCGATGTCGCCGAGGTGTACGGGGACGCGGCGCCCGACCTGATGCGGATCCTGCGGAACACGGTCACCACCAGCCGCACGGTCGTCGAGAAGAAGGACCGGCTGGCCGCCGCGCTCCGCACCACGGCGACCGTCGCGGGCACCGGTGAGAACTTCTTCGACACGAACGGCGACCGGCTGATCACGCTGGGCCGGGTCTCCCGACCCACCCTGGAACTGTTCGCCCGCTACTCACCCGAGTACCCCTGCCTCCTCGAAGGCCTGGTCCGGCAGGAGAAGGCGTCCGAGGAGGCGTTCCGGGGCGGCCGGATGCGGATCACCCTCGAAGTCGTACGCCCGCAGGCCGCGTACGAGCCCGGCGAGGAGCCGCGCTACGCCGAGCGGTCCGGGCCGGACTGCCGGGGGCTGCCCCGTCCACCGGTGCCCGCACCCCACACGGAGCTCAACGACGGTACGTCGCCCGGCGGTTCGGGCGGCGCCCTGCCCGGAGGTGCCCACGTGTCCGCCACCGAGGCCGAGCAGCGGGCCGTGGGCTCGCTCGTGGCCCCCGTCCTGGGCGTACCGGCGGACGAGGTGCCGCCCGTCGCGACCCTGTTGTTCGGCCCGCTGGCCAGGGGAACGGCGGTGAGCGTCGCATGAGGACCACAGGAGCCCGTCAAGCCGCCGCCCCGCTGGTGAAGTTCGGCGTCTTCGCGCTGGTCACGATCCTGGCGACGGCCCTGCTCGCCGCCACCATCGTCAACATCTCCTTCGCGCCGAAGGACACCTACCGGGCGGTGTTCAGCGATGTGACCGGCCTGGAGGAGGGCGACGACATCCGCGTGGCCGGGGTGCGGGTCGGCGAGGTCGAGGGCATCCGGATCAAGGACCGGACGCTGGCCGAGGTCACCTTCACGGTCATCGCGGACCGCCCACTCCTCACCAGTACCGGCGCGGTCGTCCGCTACCGGAACCTGGTCGGGCAGCGGTACATCGCGCTCACCGAGGGCGTCGGCGACAGCACCCGGCTGCGGCCCGGCGGCACCATCCCGCTGTCCAGGACCCAGCCCGCGCTGGACCTCAACGCGCTGCTGAACGGCTTCAAGCCGCTGTTCGCCGCGCTCAGCCCGAGTGACGTCAACCAGCTCGCCACCGAGATCATCAAAACCCTGCAGGGCGAGGGCGGCACGGTGAACAGCCTGCTCGCGCACACGGCGTCGCTCACCACGACGCTCGCCGACCGCGACGAGCTGATCGGCTCCGTGATCGACAACCTCAACTCCGTACTGAAGACGCTCGACCGGCGCGGTGCCCGCTTCTCCGGGCTGCTGAAGCAACTGCGGCGGGTGATCTCCGGACTGTCCACCGACCGCAAGCCCATCGGGAAGTCCCTGGTGAGCATCGGCGACCTCACGGAGGCCACGTCGGGGCTCCTGCACGACGCCCGCCCGCCGCTGAAGGACGACATCGCCGGGCTGGGCGAGCTCACCGGAACGCTGAACAGGAACGAGAAGACCGTGGAGGGCGTCCTGAAGCGGCTGCCGAACAAGCTCACCGAGCTGACGGGGACGGCGTCCTACGGCTCGTGGTTCAACTTCTACCTCTGCGACTTCGACGGACGGATCGTGCTGCCGAAGACGGAGCAGGTACTCACCCCCGAGTTCCACGTGGCGCGGGCGAGGTGCGGCGCATGAGGATCCGCATCGTGCCGCGCAGGACGCGGCGCCGCCGCCCCGAGCCCCTGATGAAGGTGCGCGTCCTGCCACCGAGGCTGCCCGGGCTGTCGAAGCTGCTCGGACTGCCGAAGCCGCGGCTTCTCCCGCGCGGGAAGCGACGCCCCGAGCCTCTCGTGAAGGTGCGCGTTCTGCCACCGAGGCTGCCGAGGATCAGGCTGCCCCGGAAGGCGGGCCGCCCGCGGCTGAAGCCGTTCCGGGACCGCAACCCCGTCGTCGTCGGCGCGGTCGGCCTCACCACCCTCGCGCTGCTGACCGTGGCCGCGTTCAACGCCGACAGCCTGCCGGTGATCGGCGGCGGCGAGACGTACAGCGCCGCCTTCTCGGAGGCGGGCGGCCTCAAGCCGGGCGACGAGGTGCGGATCGCCGGGGTCAAGGTCGGCAAGGTCGAGGACGTCGATCTCGACGGCGACCACGTCAAGGTGACCTTCAAGGTCAAGCACGACCCGGACTTCGGCACCGGGACCGGTGCGTCCATCCGGGTCAAGACGATCCTCGGCGCGAAGTACCTGGCGCTGCACCCGAAGGGACCGGGCCAACTGGAGCCGGGCAGCGAGATCCCGCTGCGGCGGACGGTGTCCGCGTACGACGTCGTGCAGGCCTTCAGCGACCTGACGACCACGACGGAGGAGGTCGACGCGGAACAGCTCGCCAAGGCGCTGGACACGATCTCCACCACCTTCCAGGACTCGCCCGCGGAGGTCCGGGCCTCCATCAAGGGACTGTCACGGATCTCCCGGACGGTGGCCTCGCGCGACAAGGCGCTGCGCGGGCTCCTCGACCACGCGAACGGGGTCACCGGGGTCCTGGCCGACCACTCGGAGGACTTCTCCGCGCTGGTGAAGGACGGCGACAAGCTGTTCAAGGAGATCAGCAAGCGGCGCGCCGCGATCCACAAACTGCTCAAGAACTCCGCCCTGCTGGGCATCGAGCTCTCCGGCCTGGTCGAGGACAACCGGGAGGAGATCGGGCCCGCGCTCAAGAACCTCAACACCTTCGTCAGGATGCTCGAACGCAACCAGGCGAGCCTGGACCGGAGCGTCAAGCTGCTCGCGCCCTACGTCCGGGTCTTCACCAACACCCTCGGCAACGGCCAGTGGTTCGACTCCTACGTCCAGAACCTGGTCGCCGCCCCGGTGGTGCCACGTACGGGAGGCTCACGATGACCAGGCGCCCGTCCGTCCCGCGCACCCTGGCACTGCTCACCGCGCTCGCGGTCCTCGCCGCGCTCGCGGTCGTACTGTGGCCGCGCCCCCAGGCCGTCCGGGTCACGGCGTACTTCCCGCGCACCGTCGGTATCTACCCCGGCTCGGACGTCCGTGTCCTCGGCGTCCGCATCGGCGAGGTCAAGCGGATCACCCCGGAGGGCAGCCGGGTGCGCGTCGAGCTGGAGTACGAGGAGGGCCGCAGGCTGCCCGCCGACGCGCAGGCCGCCATCATCAACTCCTCGGTCGTCAGCGACCGTTACGTGCAGCTGCTGCCGGTGTACCGCAAGGGCCCGGTACTGCGGGACGGCGACGTCATTCCCGAGTCGCGCACGGCCGTCCCCGTCGAGCTGGACCGGATCTTCGACAGCCTGCACACCACGTCCGAGGCGCTCGGCCCGAAGGGCGCGAACAAGGACGGCTCCCTGTCGCGGCTGCTGGGCGTGAGCGCGGACAACCTCGAAGGCCAGGGCGAGAACCTCAACCAGACCGTCGAGGATCTCTCGCAGGCCGTCACCACCTTGTCCGACGGGCGGGGTGACCTGTTCGGCACCGTACAGAACCTCCAGGTGTTCACGGCCGCGCTGGCGGCCGACGACCGACGCGTCCGGTCGTTCAACGGCAGCCTCGCCGACGTGGCGGAGCAGCTCGCCGGGGAGCGCAAGGACCTCGCGGCGGCGCTGGAGCACCTGGGTGCGGCACTCGGCGACGTGTCGGAGTTCGTGAAGAAGAACAAGAAGTCACTGACCTCGAACGTGCGGGGCCTCAGCAAGGTCACCAAGGTCCTGGTCACCCAACGCGCCGCGCTGGAGGAGCTGTTGGAGGTCGCCCCCACGGGTCTGTCGAACCTGCAGAACGCCTACAACGCCTCCGCCGGCACGCTCGACACCCGCAACAACCCCGAGGAGCCGCAGGACCCGGCCTCCCTCCTGTGCTCCCTTCTGAAGACGATCGGGGACGAGGGCGGCAAGAACCCCGACTGCGCGGAGCTGAAGAAGCTCTTCGACTCCCTGCCCGAGGTACCGACGGCCCCCGCCACGACGGGCACGGTCGACCGAACGCTCGGCGGAATCCTGGAGGCCCGAGCATGAGCCCGCCTACGAACCGACGCATGAGCCCGCGTACGAGGCGAGACGTGAGCGTGTCGCGCAGGGGACGGATGGTCGCGTGGACGGCCGCCGGTTCGCTGCTGCTGTCGGGCTGCGGGTTCAACGGCTGGTACGACGTCCAGCTCCCCGGAGGAGCGGCGGCGGACGGCCGCGCCTACCACGTCACGGTCGAGTTCAGGGACGTACTGGACCTGGTGCCGCAGTCGGCGGTCAAGGTCGATGGCGTCACCGTGGGCGCGGTCGAGAAGGTGGAGCTGGTCGGCTGGCACGCCCGGGTCCGACTGCGCGTCGCCGACTCGGTGAAGCTGCCCGCCAACGCGGTCGCCGATCTCCGCCAGACCAGCATGCTCGGCGAGAAGTACGTGGCGCTGTCCGCGCCGGTCGGTACCGCGCCCGTCGGACGGCTCCGCGACGGCGACCGCGTCCCGCTGTCCCGCAGCGGACGCAACCCGGAGATCGAGGAGGTGCTGTCCGCCCTGTCCGCGCTTCTCAACGGCGGCGGCGTCGCCCAGCTCAAGACGATCACCGTCGAGCTCAACAAGGCCCTGGAGGGCCGCGAGAACCGGGTCAGGTCCCTGCTCACGGAACTCGACACGTTCCTCGGCGGCCTCGACGGGCAGCGCGCGGACATCGTCCGCGCCCTCAAGGGCATCGACCGGCTGGCCAAGCGGCTGAGGAAGGAGGAGAAGACGATCGCCGAGGCCGTCGACACGCTGCCGCCCGCGCTGAAGGTCCTCGCCGACCAGCGCCGTGACCTGACACGGATGCTCACCGCCCTGTCGAAGCTGGGCAAGACCGGCACCCGCGTCGTGAACGCCTCGCGGGACGACACCGTCGCCAACCTCAAGCAGCTGAGGCCGATCCTGCAGCAGCTCGACAAGGCGGGCGACGACCTGCCCAACTCCCTTGAGCTGCTGACCACTTATCCATTCCCGCGCAACGTGGTCGACGCCGTCGAGGGCGACTACGTCAACCTCGCGGTCACCGCCGACCTCGACCTGGCGGGCATCTACGGCAACGTCACGGACAAGCCCGGCGAGTCCGGCGGCTCCGGTGAGGGTGACGAAGGCTCCGGCACCCCGGACCTCCCGGACCTGCCGGACCTCCCGGACGTGCCCGGTGTCCCGACGCCGACCGCGCTGCCCAAGGCCCCGGAGGTTCCGGTCGAGCCTTCGGCGCCCACGGACGGCGACGACCTGCTGTGCCCGCCGGTGTGCACCGCGGGCTACGGCCCCCGAGGGGACTCCGGCCGCCTCCCGGCGGGGATCGACCTCGCGCTCGCCGAGCTCATGCTGAAGGGAATACAGCCGTGATCACACGTACGGTCAAGGCCCAGCTGCTCGCCTTCGCCGTCCTCACCGGCGTGGGGGTGTCGTACGTCGGCGCCGAGTACACGGGCCTGGTGGACGACGTCCTCGACCGCGGCTACACCGTGCGGGCCGACTTCGCCGCGTCCGGGGGCATCTTCTCCGGCGCCGAGGTCACCTACCGAGGGGTGCCGGTGGGCCGGGTGGGCGAGCTGCGGCTGTCCGGCTCGGGGGTGTCGGTGGCCCTGGAGATCGAGGACGACGCACCCCGTATTCCGGCCGACACCCTGGCGGTGGTCGCCAACCGTTCGGCGGTGGGGGAGCAGTACGTCGATCTGCAACCGCGGCGGACCGGCGGACCGTACCTGCTCGACGGCAGCCCGATACCGCGCGAGCGCACGCGGGTGCCGCTGCCCACCACCGACCTCGTCGTCAGCCTCGACCGGTTGGTCAACTCGGTCGGCAAGGACGATCTGCGGACCACCGTCGACGAGTTGGGCAAGGCCTTCTCCGGCACCGGGCCACGGCTGAGCCGGCTGGTGGACTCGGGCAACGAACTCGTCGAGGCGGCGTCGGACACGCTCCCGGAGACGATCTCGCTGATCGAGGACTCGCGGACGGTACTCAAGACACAGTCCGACCAGGGTTCGGCCATCAAGTCGTTCTCCCGCGATCTGGCGGCGCTCACGGCTGAGTTGAAGGCGAGTGACGGGGACCTGCGCCGGCTGATCGACAACGCGGTGCCCGCCGCACAGGAGATCGACTCCCTGCTGAAGTCCACCCGGCCGGACCTGCCGGTCCTGCTGGCCAACCTCATCAGCGGCGGCCAGGTCACCGTGGCGCGGCTGCCCGGAGTCGAACAGGCCCTGGTCACCTTCCCGGTCGTCGTCGCCGGCAGCTACACGGTCGTCCCGGGCGACGGCACCACCCACTTCGGCCTCGTCCTCGGCGCCGACGACCCGCCGCCGTGCACCCAGGGGTACGACGGGACACGGCGGCGCGACCCCGCCGACACCAGCACGCGCCCGGCGAACACCGACGCACGTTGCACGGCGCCGCGCGGCAGCGACACCTCGGTGCGCGGCGCGCAGAACGCCCCCGGCGCGTCGGCGGGTTCGTACGGCGCCGAACGGGCCGCATACGTCACCCCGTACGACCCGGACACCGGCACCGCCACCGGCCCGGACGGGACACCCGTCGAGATCGGCTCGACGGGCGGCGAACAGACCGTCTTCGGAAAGGAGTCGTGGCAATGGCTACTCGTCGGACCGATGGCATGAACGTCGGCGGTGGGAAGACCGAGGGCATGAACGTCGGCGGTGGGAAGCGGGGGCGCCACAGGGCGCTGTCCGCCGGACTCGTCGTCGCGACCGTCCTGACGACCGCGCTGTCGGTCTGGCTGGCCGTGGGGCTGTCCGGGCAGCGCGCGGCGGAGCAGCGGCGGCAGGACGTCCTGGCGGCGGCCCGCCAGTCGGCGCTGAACTTCACCTCGCTCGACTACCGCCACTACGACCGGGACAGCGGGAACGTGCTCAAGAGCGCCACCGGCGACTTCAAGGAGCAGTTCGCCGCGCAGACCGACCAGTTGACCGAACTGGTCGCCGAGAACAAGTCCGTGTCCGAGGGGCAGGTCCTCGAAGCGGGCATCGTGCGGTCCGACACCCGGTCCGCCCGGGTTCTGGTCGTCGCCGACAGCAAGGTGACCAACACCGCCGTGCCCGACGGAGAGGCGCGCACCTACCGGCTCCAGCTCGACCTCGTACTCAAGGACGGCCAATGGCTGACCTCCGACGTCGAGTTCGTGGGCTGACGACCGGCCTCCCGTACGAACAGCAGGCACCAGAGTTGAGGAGAAAGACCGTGGTGAACACGACCTCGCGAAGCCGCGGCGCCGGCTCCCCCGCCCGCCGCACCATGACCGCGGCCGCCCGCGCGGCGGCCAAGCGCACCCGACGCGTGGAGGACCCCGCCAACGAGGCACCACCACGGGCCGAGGAGCGGTACTCCGGGCGCACGGTGGTGATCGATGCTCCGGGAGGGTGGGACGACCCGCCGGAGCCGGCCCCGGAGCCGGACCAGGTGCCTGAGTCCGAGGCGGTGCCGGAGGAGGGCGCGTCCGTACGACGGCCCTGGCGACGGCTGCTCACGATGACGCTCTGCGTCGTGCTCGTGGGAGGTCTGGTCGCCCTCGCCGTGCTCGGCCGGCAGTACCGGGAGGGGCTGCGCGCGGAACAGGCGCGGGGAGAGGCGCTCGCGGCCGCGCGGAAGGCGGCGCCCGTCGTCCTGTCGTACGACTACCGGCATCTCGACCGGGACTTCGCCCGGGCCCGCACCCATCTGACCGGCGCCTTTCGCGACGAGTACCGCAGGACCACGACGACGGTCGTGGGACCGACCGCCAGGAAGTACCACGGCGTGGTGAAGGCGACGGTGACGGCACCCACAGGCGGTGGCCGGCCTGCGGCGTCCGTCGTGTCGGCCGGACCGGACAAGGCCGTGGTCCTGCTGTTCGTCAACCAGGTCACCACGAGCACCCAGGTGACGGGGTCCCGCATGGATCTGAACCGGGTGCGGATGACGCTCACCCGCACCTCCGAGGGCTGGAAGGTGAGCGCCGTGGACGCGCTCTAGGACGCCGGCGCTGACTCAGCTCAGCCGGAGTGCCACCGCAAGTCGTCTTTGACTCAGCTTCCGTCCTCTATGCCCGCACGACCGCGGCCGGAACCCTCTTCAATGCCGCCTCCGCCTGGGACTCGGCTCACCCCGAAGGCTTCCGGCGCCGACCACTAAGGATCAAGCTGGGGTCTTGAGAGTGATCTGTTGAGTGAGCTGAGGGGGTGTCCGTGGCTAAGCTTGTCCGGCAGCAGCAGGTCGATGCCTACGTGGGGTTCCACGCTTTCGGGCTCCAGGAAAGCGATGACACTGACCTGCCGGTTTCCTTTCCGGACGACTTCGACTTCGACGTCTTTCTCAGCACCCATCCCGGGCGGCTGGACATCACCAGCGGCGGTCACACGCACACCGCCACCGTTGACGTCGAAGTGTGGGACGGGCCTCCGCCCCAGCAGGATCTGACCGACTGGGACGAGCAAGCAGACGCCGACTTCACATCGACCAGAGGTCAGGTCGCCGTGTGGTCCATGCACACAGGCCGCTCCGAGGACCTCATCACGCTGGCTGATTCCGGCGGATCGTGGCGGGTGCGTGTCAGCTGTACGGGCCGGGATGCCGCTGCGGCTCTGTCGGAGGGCGAAGGCACCGGACACGGTCTCGAGCGCTACCTCGTGCAGTTCTGGCCCGCGCAATCGTGAGCTGCCCGTAGCGGCAGTGGGCCGGTGTCATCGGCCCACTGCCGGCGCATCCGAGCTCAGCCGACGATCTTCACGATGAAGCCGTCGTCGAGTCCATCGAAGGTCAACGTGAAGAAGGTCCTCACTGCCTGGCCCCGTGCTGGGTGCCTTGCGATCGTCCCGCTCGAAGCAGCCGACCGAAGTCCGTGCGGCCCGAGGGGCCCTTCAGGCCGCCATCAGCGCCGCCAGGGCGCGGTCCATTGCGGCGTTGAACTCTTCCGGCGTCAGCGGCAGACGGGACTTGACGTCCCGACTCCACTGGTCGGCGAGGACCTCGGCGGAGCCCGCCTGGACACCGTCGAGCGCGGCGTCGGCCAGGTCCGGCGGAGCGATCTTGTCCACGGGCCAGCCCGCCGCCATGTCGGTGTCGGCCAGGCCGAGGTGTACCGCTGTGACGAGCGTGCCCTGCTCGGCGAGCTCCAGGCGGACGCCGTTGGTCATGGCCCAGGCGGCGGCCTTGGTCAGGTGGTAGGCATTGGCGCCCTTGCCCCCGAACCACGACATGGCGGAGAGGACGTTGACGATCGCGCCCCCGCCGTTCCTGGCGAGCGCCGGCGCGAACTCCCGGATCATTCCCAGGTGGCCGAACATGTTGGTCTCCAGCTCGTGCCGCACCGCGTCCAGCGAACCGGTCACCAGGTCGGTCCCCGTACTGATTCCCGCGTTGTTGATGAGTAGCGAGACGTCCGGGGCGGCCTCGGCGGCGGCCCTCACGGATGCGGGATCGGCGATGTCGAGGGGCAGCACCTCGACCCCGGGCAGGTCCACGGTCTCCGGTCGGCGGGCCGTCGCGTAGACCTTGCGGGCGCCCCGTTCGAGCAGGCGCTGGGCGAAGGCGCGGCCCAGGCCGCGGTTGGCTCCGGTGACAAGGGCGACGGAGTTGTTGATATCCATGGCCGGTACGCTAAAACCTGACGCTGGCGTCAGAGGCAAGTGCTGGTCGTCAGGCCAGGGGTGAGAGGAATCACCATGACTGTCACAGTGGCCGCAGCCGAGCGGTTGATCCGCATCGGCGAGGTGGCACGAGGTGCCGGCGTCTCAGTGCGCGCGGTGCGCTACTACGAGCAGCAAGGGCTGCTCGTCGCGGAGCGCAGCCCGTCCGGCCAGCGCCTGTACCGGCAGGACGCCATCGCCCTGGTCCGCTTCTTCCAGCAGATGTTCGCCGCCGGCCTCACCAGCCGAAGGATCAGCGAACTCCTGCCGTGCTGGGACGCCGGGCACACCGACGCCGGGCAACGAGCCATGCTGCGAGCCGAGCGCGAGCGCATCCAGGCCAAGATCGACGACCTGCAGGCCGCCCTGGACCACCTCGACGAGGTCATCGCGATCACGGACACGCACCCGTAGGCGCGGTCGGCCAGACGTCTCATCAGCGATCCAATACTCCAGCTGTACATCGCGATCTTCATGTCTGGGACGCGGCTTGTCGCCGGTAATGGCTGGTGAGGGATCGCTGCTGATGGAGCCGCCGCCAGTGCGACCAGTCGAGCCGGTAGGCCATGTCGTGGCGAGGCTGGACGGCGACCGTGATGAACAGGCGCTGGATCTCGTTGCAGGACAGCGGGACCAGGCCGTCCCGGACGGGGCTGCGGGCGTGTTCGTCGGCACGGACTACCGCGAGGAAGGCGTGGGCGAGCATCGCGAGGGTGACCCAGCGGGTCCAAGAGCGGCAGCGGCGGACCTGGTGCTCGTCGAGTCCCGCCAGCCCTTTCTCGGCCTGGAAGGTCTCTTCCACACGCCACCTCGAGCCAGCGGTCTTGACCAGCACAGTCAGCGGGACTGGCTCGGCGGAGTGGCAGCGGTAATAGGCGAGTTCACCGGTGGTGCGGCTGCGGCGGATCGGGAGCTGGTGGCTGCCCGGCGTCGGGGCGACGAGATCGACGACGGCCCAGTCGTAGAACCGTTGTCCTTTAGGCAGTCGATCGGCCAGGAAAAGAGCACGTCCATCCGCTCATCATCGAGGAGCGGGACACAGCCCAGGTCGACATTGAGGATGCCGCCCCGTCTGTAGCCGCAAGCCGTGGTCGCTGCGACCTGTTGGAGGCCGGGAGCGGTCTTCGGGCGAGGGTCAGTTGCCGCCGACGGCCTTGAACATGTAGTTCTCGGCCTTCTCACGGCTGACGTTCCAGTACGAGACTGCGGGGTTGTCGTCGATGTTCAGGAAGTTGGCCTCGTCGGGCAGCGGGACCTCGATCGGCCCGCTGTCCGGATCGGCGTTGGAGATGCGGCCCTGGAGGCTGACGGTCATCGTCTCCACGGCCTCGGTCGGCGCGCCAGTACGGAAGAGGAGCATGCCCGCGTATGCCTTCTTGCCCGGCCCGATCTTGACTGCCTTCATCTCGGACTCCATCGGGCCGACCTGATCCTCGCGACCGTTGTCGAAGCGGACGATCGGGTAGCGGTAGAGAGTGCATTCCTTGTCGCCGGTGTTGGTGGCCGTGAGGAGGAGGTGCCGGACCGAGTCATGTGGGTACACCGTCGTGGCGACCGAGATGTTCGCGCCGCTGCAGGCGGTGGCGCTCTCGCCGACGGTGCTGCTCGACCCACCGGAGTTCCCCGAGCCGCCACCCGAGTCCTGCGAGCCGCCGCCCGAGTCCTGCGAGCCGCCGCCCGTGCCGGTGCCCCCGCCGGGCTGGGTGGAGGCGGTCGCGCTCGGGGTGGCGGACGAGGTGATGGTGCCCGTGCCGTTGTTCGTGCCGTCCGGCTCGC
Encoded proteins:
- a CDS encoding MlaE family ABC transporter permease, whose product is MSLSPTGALRHSGNLFAMALDVVRTIPRRPFQAREFIQQTWFVASVTILPTALVSIPFGAVIALQIGSLTRQLGAQSFAGAASVLAVLREASPIVTALLIAGAGGTAICADLGARKIRDEIDAMQVLGIDPIHRLVVPRVLASMVVAVLLNGLVSVVGVAGGYFFNVILQNGTPGAYLASFTTLAQLSDLWAAEVKALVFGAIAGIVASYKGLTAKGGPKGVGDAVNQSVVITFMLLFVTNFVMTAVYFQVVPQRG
- a CDS encoding MCE family protein, with translation MRTTGARQAAAPLVKFGVFALVTILATALLAATIVNISFAPKDTYRAVFSDVTGLEEGDDIRVAGVRVGEVEGIRIKDRTLAEVTFTVIADRPLLTSTGAVVRYRNLVGQRYIALTEGVGDSTRLRPGGTIPLSRTQPALDLNALLNGFKPLFAALSPSDVNQLATEIIKTLQGEGGTVNSLLAHTASLTTTLADRDELIGSVIDNLNSVLKTLDRRGARFSGLLKQLRRVISGLSTDRKPIGKSLVSIGDLTEATSGLLHDARPPLKDDIAGLGELTGTLNRNEKTVEGVLKRLPNKLTELTGTASYGSWFNFYLCDFDGRIVLPKTEQVLTPEFHVARARCGA
- a CDS encoding MCE family protein, yielding MRIRIVPRRTRRRRPEPLMKVRVLPPRLPGLSKLLGLPKPRLLPRGKRRPEPLVKVRVLPPRLPRIRLPRKAGRPRLKPFRDRNPVVVGAVGLTTLALLTVAAFNADSLPVIGGGETYSAAFSEAGGLKPGDEVRIAGVKVGKVEDVDLDGDHVKVTFKVKHDPDFGTGTGASIRVKTILGAKYLALHPKGPGQLEPGSEIPLRRTVSAYDVVQAFSDLTTTTEEVDAEQLAKALDTISTTFQDSPAEVRASIKGLSRISRTVASRDKALRGLLDHANGVTGVLADHSEDFSALVKDGDKLFKEISKRRAAIHKLLKNSALLGIELSGLVEDNREEIGPALKNLNTFVRMLERNQASLDRSVKLLAPYVRVFTNTLGNGQWFDSYVQNLVAAPVVPRTGGSR
- a CDS encoding MCE family protein; the encoded protein is MRVLRLRLYGVAFVAVLALLLSLAVAVYQQAFTSVVRITLEAGSLGNQLDPRADVKLRGLLVGEVRAVRADGEKATLDIALKPEHVAFIPADVHARLLPKTLFGEKYVDLVAPRGSSARPIRAGDVITQDRTKAGMELQRLLNDLLPLLRTVEPAELNATLSAFATALEGRGDRIGDNLTRVESYLRRLNPHLPALKEDISRFADVAEVYGDAAPDLMRILRNTVTTSRTVVEKKDRLAAALRTTATVAGTGENFFDTNGDRLITLGRVSRPTLELFARYSPEYPCLLEGLVRQEKASEEAFRGGRMRITLEVVRPQAAYEPGEEPRYAERSGPDCRGLPRPPVPAPHTELNDGTSPGGSGGALPGGAHVSATEAEQRAVGSLVAPVLGVPADEVPPVATLLFGPLARGTAVSVA
- a CDS encoding MlaE family ABC transporter permease; its protein translation is MRPLRLLDRPLRSLEELGTQLSFYGRSLAWTGRTLRRYKKEIVRLLAEVSFGRGALAVVGGTVGVIAFLSFFTGTEVGLQGYAALNQLGTSNFVAFLSAYFNTREIAPLVAGLALSATVGAGFTAQLGAMRISEETDALEVMGVPSLPFLVTTRMVAGFVAVIPLYVIGLLSSYLAARTITTVYYGQSTGTYDHYFHQYLPPVDVLWSFGKVIVFAVLIILVHCYYGYYASGGPAGVGVAVGRAVRTSIVAINVLDFFLSLAIWGANTTVRIAG